The window ggaaaaatgttgcctggtctgatgagtctggatttctgttgagacattcagatggtagagtcagaatttgccatcctctgatggctaattccagcaggataatgcaccatgtcacaaagctcgaatcatttcaaattggtttcctgaacatgacaatgagttcactgtactaaaatggcccccacagtcaccagatctcaacccaatagagcatctgtgagatgtggtggaacgggagcttcatgccctggatgtgcatcccaaaaatctccattaactgcaagatgctatcctatcaatatgggtcaacatttctaaagaatgctttcagcaccttgttgaatcaatgccatgctgaattaaagcagttctgaaggcgaaagggggtcaaacacagtattagtatggtgttcctaataatcctttaggtgagtgtataaaaactggaccaaaaatgtttttcagaAAGAAATACATGCAGGATCTTTCTGTCTTTGCCAgcaaaaactgcaaaaaaaaactgcagcaaaaaaaagatttactGATAATGAAAGCAGGTATTTGTAATTTTAATACAAGGAGAATGTTAGCAGTCTTGTCAATACAATGAAAACATGTATGATCTACACATTTATGTGATGATATCAGAGGATTTAGGTTATTTTGAGATTTAACTCTTTTTCTTTTAACACACATGAGCTTCATGAATGTCTGTAGTGAAGTCAGTGGAGTAAAAGAAAAGCTTGTGTAATGTTTCTCTATATGTTGCTGttacatcatatatttaggtTTTTAGATGACCACCTCAGCATATTCAAACTTCCTGTTTTTGAAAGCAGTAAATGTGTTTCTTGTACTGAGATGAACACAGGCCTGACCATGCTGGACTCATGTTTATGGATGAAATATAATGGGATAAACTTCACTACACGAGGATTTATTTATTatcaaaattttattaaaaatagttTAGACAAGTcataaatattttgtaaaaaatatatatataaataaaaacacatagcAGGAGTGAAGTATGTACACAGTCAGATGTTgagtttaaatataaaaacagatGAATCAGTTCTTCAGACTGTCTTGTTTTGGGTCTTTGTTGTTATGTTGTCCAATTTAGTGATGTGACCGCTCACCCAGCTGGTTTCTGGATCTACACAGATCATCCTTCTGTCAGTCTCAAACCTGAAAAGACAAACATAATAACAAAGACTTTAGAGAAACGATTTCAACAGATGAAGACATTCAGTTTGATATTACAGTTTGAAATGAATAATATATCTGAATACTCACACAATGGCTGGTTTGGAGCAGCTGCTGGCAGTCCAATAGTACGACTTCACCAGTTTCAGAGGACTCACTGCATTGCTGAACTTAAAACAGCATGTTGATTTTGCCAAAACAGAGGCAATTGGAGCTAAAATATTAAGAATTGTAAAATATGAGTACCAAGATCAGCCAATAGTCTTTAAAATACCAAATGCACAAATACAGTACTTAAAATACAATAGTATCGGTTAGCACTACTGAAGATGTCAAAATCCATGAAAAGTGATCTCACCACTTAAAGTCAGCTGCAGAGAGCAGAAGATCACCAGAAACATCAAAGCCATCAGATGTCTCATTGTTTTAGATGATGTGAAGAAATGAATCCTGGAGAAGTTGTGTTGAGCTTCAAGATCTCAGAGATTGATGTGTGAAGAATGTCATCTGAACATCTTCTTATATACACAACAGTAGAGATCTTCCTCTAACAGATATTCATCTAAATTAATTTCTGAGTATCAACATGCAGTAATGTTGAATGAGTTTTTTTGCTCTTCTTATTTTCACTTTCTGTTACACTTTAACTTCTGCTTAGTAAGAACTGGACCAGTCCATTGAAAACGTGTTTCAGGAAAACATGTGCTATATCTTTTGGTTTATCCATGTAAGACAGCAAAAAATTAGGTCTAAAGTAAGAGACATGTCCACCAGACATCCATGTAAAAAAATTTCTGTGTCAGCAATTCACATAATAGAGGCCCAATTGTAAAAATActgcactaaaatacactttaagtacacttagtGAATGTAATGTtatgttttgtatatgtatacttaatatacaaaaaagtctttattaatttttaaaataaactataggtaagtgtactcaactgtgctattttgagattTGTTTCACTGCACTAAAAATCAGATAAAGTACTGTTGgtatttagtattttttaatTGAACTAAAGTAATACTGAAATAGATCTATACTTTTAGTAAAATTTTATTAGTAGTATTTTTGTAGTGTATAAATTTGTAACTTTTCTTTAGCACAACAATGTGCTACAAATATAGGCTACTTTCTGTAATTTAACTATGTTTTTAGTACATTtaagtatatattatttttgCCAGAGAGGTTTGGGGGGGGTTTGGACCACATCTCTTCAATCTGTAgtccatttttttattcattaaaatGCATTCAGCTGATTTTCAGATCTGACTTATATTATGTAAATGTACACTATCACACAAgcaggcgcggagctatgggcgggcctggACGGGCTGGGCGTGCCCGCCCatattgacagctggcccgcccaatcagaaataaagaaatactactctgtgtagttaaacatggatactactttatgtggtgtataagcatgttatgttaaaaacagtaaaattataagtaagcctgataactatttaaaaactattataaagcAGCTAAATGCTGTGTTACAGTATGGTTCTAATGATaaaaatattcccgagcagctttcagccatgatcactttgaaaACTTTTCTTGCAAGCAagtggaaaacgtattttgaataacaacacgttataaatatgtgctgcgcgctttcctctcaataacataaacacacaacaaatatgacagcggggtaaaaaaatagaaagaaagcaTCTGATCACAGTGATGTTGTTTTATATACCAGCTCTGTAATTCAGCACTATAAGTCAtgccacgtttattgctactgctacactttatacaatatagccttttaagcaacaaatagcctatcataactataagcctactgtgtaattgagacattaattcaagaaatgcattaaaagcagaACGACATAGGCCGCGGAAATATATAGttggttcacttcaatccataCCACACccgacgttcttggtttgcttcttatttattaaatcgaggcaattgtttgattaaacattgattaaaaataagatacaatttatacaaaacgaaagtctttctacaaaacaaacctatgCAGGGCTCACAAAATCGCTAGCCCGACGTCCCGGGGCTATTGCGAATTCCTGTCGagctaccaaaatgtatttgcgccctgcccgtcgggctatcaggaggaaaaaatattgtaatgtgtttgcattctctcagatttagttaggtaattatattgtatgtaattcggcgtcgtcttgtcagtcattactatccttgGCTCCaagatgataaacaaaggccttctgagggtaatccgcgcagCTTTGTTGTAGAagtatccacatttaaaactttgtaaacgaaaataactcgcttccggtaatgccgccatcATAGTCGCGTCCGAATTCAAGATGAGAGTTTACGCAGTTTacagaggtttctctgctggTGCTCTGTGCGCCCTCCGAATtcgtcatacgtcactaagaaaagtgcgtacactaagCTGATACtttctcctgaatacagaggagtctaagatggctgCGCTACCGGAaacggaagctagttattttggtttataaagttttaaaaatggatatttctacaacagcaCCATGCGGATtgccctcagaagacctttatttatcatcctggagccgtttggatttgttttgtgagGGATGGATGAACATTTTTTTGACTTGGgggtcgtggaccccgtaacttcacatttaattaactgaaagatctaaaacattttctaaaataacaaaaaatgtgtttgtctgaaaaacgatggacatcatatgcatctcggacggcttcggggtgagtgGATCGTGGGTttgatatcatttttggccgaactatccctttaaatgagtgttcacccatagattcaggcccacctcgacttaatccatgcccacccatatgtcacgttctgcatccgccactgcaCACAAGGTGAAAGATCATCTGAGAGTgccccttaactctttccccgccaatgatgagttaactcgtcaattaagagaaaacgcttccctgccaatgacgagtttttccagcaatccatatttctgctattatccaccagatggcgctctTACGCAACTTATAAAATGCAAAAGCAACCCCTCAGGTTAAAcagtttgtgtatgttttgatcatcgttctgaatctgatctctgtcAATactccttcacaaaaatgcaattacttCAGCTTTTTGtccaattttttattatttgtttgtttgaaagcagagggtctgttcttttatttgatatattgtatgtttatatatttaaagaagaacatttcctGGAAGTCATTAAATGTTTGTGAAAGTCATAAAAattgctggcactggctggcaacctttttttaaaaacgctggcggggaaagagtaaaTATCTCTCCACcacaaaaatatgaaattttaATCTGATTTAGTGATTTTGTAATAATGTCATTGTTCTATATTATTCTGGTACACAAACTGGAAGCAATTGTACGATCAAGTTtcctgaaatatttttttactcaaagAAACTTGAAACTATGAGAGAATCAGTAACCAAAGAGATTTGCTGCTCATGAGGGCAGTTACTCATTTAATAAGAAGAGAAAATTATTCAATCTtgttaa is drawn from Misgurnus anguillicaudatus chromosome 6, ASM2758022v2, whole genome shotgun sequence and contains these coding sequences:
- the LOC129434061 gene encoding C-C motif chemokine 4-like isoform X2, which codes for MRHLMALMFLVIFCSLQLTLSAPIASVLAKSTCCFKFSNAVSPLKLVKSYYWTASSCSKPAIVFETDRRRICVDPETSWVSGHITKVDNRTTKTQNKTV